In one window of Henckelia pumila isolate YLH828 chromosome 1, ASM3356847v2, whole genome shotgun sequence DNA:
- the LOC140874414 gene encoding uncharacterized protein, with protein sequence MLLCAHFQADDVRKALFDMHPDKAQARDGMSIFFFQNFWDVIGEEVTVAVLKLLNEGTNLSDWKRVNEFESAFTSNRLISDNIILGFEALHWIRSIKKGQKGYTTLKLDMSTLYDKVEWNFLEGIMLRLGFSLEWVEKIMRCVCTVRYSFSLNDS encoded by the exons ATGCTACTATGTGCTCATTTTCAAGCAGATGATGTGAGGAAGGCTCTTTTTGATATGCATCCGGATAAAGCTCAGGCGCGGGATGGGATGTCTATATTCTTTTTCCAGAATTTTTGGGATGTTATAGGTGAGGAGGTCACAGTGGCTGTTTTAAAACTTCTGAATGAGGGCACGAATCTTTCTGATTGGAAG AGAGTGAACGAGTTTGAAAGTGCCTTCACTTCAAACCGATTGATTTCAGACAATATAATCCTAGGTTTCGAAGCTTTGCATTGGATCCGAAGTATAAAGAAGGGCCAGAAAGGATACACGACATTGAAGCTCGACATGAGCACATTATATGATAAAGTGGAATGGAATTTCCTTGAAGGGATCATGCTTAGGCTCGGATTCTCGCTGGAATGGGTGGAGAAGATTATGCGGTGTGTTTGCACAGTTAGATATTCCTTTTCTTTGAATGACTCCTGA